The nucleotide window AGTTTTTTGAATATGTGTCGCTATGGCCAAGGCCTGAAGGTTCCGGCAGGAGGCAAAAACATGCAAGATGGATGTCCCGCAGGAAAGGGCGGGAAAGACTATCTAAGGTCGCAATATGTTTTTGAAATGAAAGAGCGGCTTTGAAAAAAGTAATACCTTTTTTAAAGGAGTGTTTGCATCTTAAAAAAATTGATGTATGGTATAGCTTTTAATTTTAATTTCGGAGGAAAATCAAATGCCTATTGCAGATAAAATGGTTAAAATGGTTGAATCAGCATCTATGATCCGGAAAATGTTTGAAGAAGGGATAAGGATGAGAGAAAAATACGGTGCAGATAATGTGTTTGACTTCTCTCTTGGGAATCCCGATGTTCCCCCACCCGCAGTTGTTAAAGAAACCCTGCTAAATTTGATTAACAACGAGGCAATATCTCATGGATATATGCCAAATCCGGGCTATCCTCATGTTCGCCAGGCCGTTGCCGATTACCTGAATAAAGAATATGATGTGGGGCTGACATCTGATCTGGTTGTCATGACGGCGGGTGCGGCAGGTGCCTTGAATGATGTGTTGCGGGCCCTGATGAATCCGGGTGAGGATATCCTGGTGCCGGCACCTTATTTCGTAGGGTATAATCAGTATGCCTTTGTGGTCGGTGCAAATTTAAAAACCGTTGCCTCTCAATCTGATTTTCATCTGGATTTGGATGCGATTCAGGCTGCCATTACTGAAAAGACAAGGGTTATGTTGATAAATTCTCCAAACAATCCAACCGGTATCGTATATAACAAAGCAGAACTTTTGGGGTTGGGAAAGGTGTTAGACGCTGCCAGCGAAAAGTTTGGAAAACGGATTTATCTGATTTCAGATGAGCCGTATAGAAAGATTTCTTATGGTGTTGATGTGCCGTCTGTTTTTGATGTTTATCCTCATACCATTGTTCTGACTTCTTATTCCAAGGAACTCTCTCTGGCTGGAGAGCGAATCGGGTATCTTGCCATTCATCCTAAAGCCGAGGACGCAGCAATGATTGCAGGAGCGGCAGGAGTGGCAAATACCATGATGTATGTGAATGCACCTGCCCTTTTTCAGCAGGTCGTGGGACAACTTCAGGGCGTTTCTGTGGATATCGGTATTTATAAAAGACGTCGTGATATGTTCTGTGAAGGACTTCAAGCTGCCGGGTATGAATTTGATGTGCCAGAGGGTGCTTTTTACCTGTTTCCCAAAAGTCCCATTGAGGACGATATTAAGTTTGCGGGCATATTACAGGAAAATAATATTCTTGCAGTCCCGGGAACAGCGTTTGGCGGCCCAGGCCATTTCAGGCTTTCGTATGCAGTTCCGGACAAAACCATTACCGGATCTTTTGATGGATTCAAAAAAGCCTTTGACAGTGTAAAATAGAATATTATGGTAAAATGAAAATTTTATGACCCTGTCTCCGGTATAACAAAGGCGGCAGGGTCAGCCATTATTTAAATGCCATTCACATCCTATCAGTCCTGCTCATAGTTTGTTTTTTTAAAATGGATGGTTGTCTGATTTAAAAAGATTAATCCTGCTTTTCTTTCCTTTTTTTTGCCTGTTCAATTAATTCAAACAATGACAGGACTTTTGGTTTTGCCTTGTTTAAGAAGATTTTTTTGAATTCATCTTTTTTTAAGCTGTTTTTGAGGTAGGCGTGAACATCAAAATGGGGATACCAGCAATCAAGGGTTTTAAAACAGGGATCTCCGCTATTTTCAGACCGGCAATAGGAAAAATTGATCTGATGTCCAAGTCTTGGACATCGGATGGTGAAATCATCTTTCGGAGGATTTGCCGGAGGATCTATCTGAAAGGTATCAGTATTTTTATTCATTTATGTATCCATTTTGTTTAATTCGTAATGCAAAAAATTGAACAGGTTTAACATTATTTTAATTCATTTATGGGAATAAACCGGCCAAGTCAAGCCCTAAATTTAGGGGTTATACTCTTGCATTTAAGCCAAGATAATTTCCATGATTTAAGAGTCTTTACTATTCAAAGGATTTATTTTAAACATAGAATTAAAAAACATAGTGGCTTCCAAACAATAGAAGAAACCATGGACAATGAATTCAAGCCGGAGAGATAAAAATGGAAAAAGAATTGATCATACATCTTCACGAGGCAATGACTCAATTGTTGTCAGGTTTTGATCACCTGCCTTGTTTTGAGCAAGAAAAAGATATGGGAAAAATCAATACTATTTTGAACCTGGTTGCTGAAAAATTAAAAAGCAACTACCCTTATCATCACCCCTTGTATGCAGGCCAGATGCTGAAACCACCTCATCCGGTTGCCTTGTTGTCCTATACCCTGGCAATGTTGATGAATCCCAATAATCATGCCATTGACGGGGGAATCGCCAGTTCAAAATTAGAAAAAGAAGCGGTCTCAAACATTGCCTATATGTTTGGGTGGGATGATTTTCTCGGTCATTTGACCAGCGGAGGCACCTTTGCCAACCTTGAAGCACTCTGGATTTGTGAAAAAATGAATCCCGGAAAAGTCATTGTGGCTTCCGAACAGGCCCATTATACTCATAATAGAATATGTGATGTTTTAAAAATTGCTTTTAAACCGGTTCCTGCTGATCATGATGGTGTCATGGATACGGCTGCCCTGGAAAAAATTTTAAAAGATTTTGATGTCGGAACAGTCGTTGTGACAATGGGGACAACAGGATGTGGAAAAATTGATCCGTTAACGAAAATTCTTGATCTGCAAAAAAGATATAAATTCAGAATCCATATCGATGCAGCCTACGGCGGATATTTTAAACTGGCAACAAATTTGTCCGCAGAAACCACTTTGGCATTTGAGCAAATGCATAAAGCAGATTCAATTGTCGTGGACCCTCACAAACACGGCCTCCAGCCCTATGGATGCGGCTGTATTTTGTTCAAAGATCCCCATGTTGGGAAATTTTACAAGCATGAGTCACCTTATACCTATTTTACATCAGATGAACTTCATCTTGGGGAAATCAGCCTTGAATGTTCAAGGGCAGGGGCATCTTCCGTGGCTTTATGGGCCACTCAGCAATATTTTCCAATGAAAAAAGGCGGTGAGTTTGCAAAAAATCTTGAGAAATCAAGACATGCCGCGATTAAATTATTTGAGCTGATAAACAGTGCTGATGAATTTTTCACCTTTTTTAAACCAGACCTTGATATTATTGTCTGGAGCCTGAAAGGAGTTTCTTCTAAAGAGATTTCTAAGCGAAACAGAAGGTTTTTTCAAAAGGCTGCCCAATTAAATCTTCATCTGGCTTTGGTAAATATTCCACAATCAATCGCAAGTCATCATTGTGACATCCAATGGGATAGTGATGATCTTGCATGTCTTAGATCCTGTTTAATGAAACCTGAACATGATGACTGGATAGAAAAGATGTTTGACATAATTCAAACATCGATAAAAACTTTAAACGTTTGATATCACGGTATGTGGATATTACAAAAACAAAGAGATCTGATTCCAATAATTTAGAAGTTCTTTCATGTAAACTGCAAAGGGCAGACTTGGTTTTTAATCCAGGTTTGCTCACGATAGAATTTTTAAATACACAGTTTTGACTTGAATATCATTCTTAAACCTTATAAGGGTTATAAAAGTCAGAAAACGCTTGGCTGGAGCCAATTACAGCATAAAACAGATGCTGAATCGGCTTGAAACTCATAAAAGACAATTGAGTTTGTAAACGATAAATACTTTAATTTCGAGAGGTTATTTATGATTCACCGTTTTATTTTTATGGTTCTTTTTTTGTATTTTTGTTCTTGCAGTGCGGTTCTTGCCGTTGAGACCACGCTGCCCGAGGATACCAAAGCTGATGAACCCTCTTCAAATCTGGAGCAACAAGCACTGAAACCCCAGCCGGAACTGGACAAGAATGAAACCTCTTTGAAAATGCTTCACTCTATTACAGAATTGAAAAAAGGTCTGAATCAGCGGATAAATGAGAAAAACAAAGTCCTGAAAAAAAGCAGTTCAGATACTGAAAAAGAATCGTTGATTTTTGAATTGAAAAAACTTGACAAGCAGCTCAATGATTATACCGTGGATTTTGAGCGGATTGCCACAGGCATAGATGTCGGGCTGTTTGCTGAAAAAAAAGTCGAAGAGTTTGATTGGAAAAACGAGTTGGTTGGTCTGGTTGAGCCCGGTATTAAAGAAATCAAGCGTTTGACGGTTAAGGCAAGATATAAAACAAAATTAAAGGATGAGCTTTCCTATTACCAGAATCTGTTACCGGTTGCCCAGCAGGCAGTGGGCAATATTAACACCCTGATATCCCGGTCGGAAAACAGGGAAATGAAAAACAAATTAAAAAAGCTGCTGCCGGAATGGAAGGGGGTTGAAAATCAGATTCAGAATAAACTGGAAATCGTGAGCATGCGTTTGGCTGAAATGGAGAGCGAAGAAAAATCCATTATTGAAACCTCCCGGACCTCTGTGAAGAATTTTTTTCGCACCCGGGGATTATTCCTGTTTATTGCTGTGATGGCATGCCTGGGGGTGGTTTTGTTTTTACGCTTATCTTCCAGGGCTTTGGTACGGTTTGTTCCCGGATATACGGCCAAATACAGGCCTTTTCATGTCCGGGTATTAAATCTTTTCTTTAAAATATTTGCCTTGTTTTTAACCCTGTTTGTCCTTGTGTTTGTTTTTTATGTGGTGGAAGACTGGGTGTTGCTCAGTTTAACCATTATCTTTATCATGGGAGTGGGCTGGGCTGCCAAACATACCCTTCCCCAGTACTGGCACCAGAGTCGGCTTATGCTGAATATCGGCGCTGTCAGGGAAGGCGAGCGCATGGTTCATCATGGCGTGCCCTGGCTTGTAAAGAGCATCAATGTTTTCAGTGAGCTTGAAAATCCCTATCTTGGGGTCAAGCTTCGTCTGCCCATTGAAGAGCTTCTTGGTAAAACCTCCAGGCCGTTTCATAAAAAAGAACCATGGTTTCCCTGTAAACGAAGCGACTGGGTTATTCTTTCCGACGGCACCAGGGGGGTTGTTACAAGTCTCTCTCACGAGATGGTGGAACTGGTTCAGCGGGGCGGTTCCCATAAAACCTACCAGACGAGCGATTTTCTGGCATTGTCCCCATTGAACATCTCTGTCAATTTCAGGCTTAAAATCCCTTTCGGCATCAGCTATGATCTTCAGAAAGAATCCACAGGAAGTATACTTGAAATTTTAAAATCATATATTGAGACCCAAATTGATGCGGAAGGGTACAAAAAGAGCCTGTTGAATCTAAAGGTGGAGTTTTGTCAGGCTGGCGGATCATCCCTTGACATGGTTGTGATTGCGGATTTTAAAGGTGATATGGCCCCTTTGTACCAGCGGTTGTCCAGGGCCATCCAGCGCTGGTGCGTGGATGCCTGCACCCTGAATAAATGGGAAATTCCCTTTCCCCAGCTTACCATTCATAAGTAAAGGAGAGGGCGCTTATTGTGTCCGTATCATTATGAATGAATAATTTTTAATGGGGTTATAATGTGAATATGCTGCATCTGTACAGCCGGTTACTGAAAACAATCAATAACCGTCTCAAGGCAATGAGGTCTTTGTTCAAGTCTCTTGAGATCCGCTATAAATTTCTTGTCAGTTTTTCCATTGTTTTTTTCCTCTCCATGCTGTTATGCAGCCTTTTTATTTATGTATTCGTAAGAAATAATATAGAGACAAGCATTGAAAGCGAACTGAACAATACGACCCAGATGATTTTCAACCTGGTAAAAACATCTGTGACGGTTTCCATAAAAAATCATTTAAGAGCCGTTGCTGAAAAAAATGAAGAAATCGTTCGCAGTCTCTACAATCAGGCCCTGGACAACAGGATCAGTGAAGCTGAGGCCAAAGAGAGGGCATCTGAATTGATGCTCTGCCAGACAATCGGCACATCAGGATATATTTATGGTGTGAACAGCAATGGCATGGTAGTGGTCCATCCGCAGCCCACCCTGATCGGTTCCAATGTTGCCCACCATGATTTTGTATCCCGGCAGATGAGGTCTCCTCAGGGATACCTGGAATATGAATGGAAGAATCCGGGAGAAACCGTTCCCCGGCCAAAGGCCCTTTATATGGTGTATTTTGAACCCTGGGACTGGATTATTTCCGCCAGTGCTTATCGTACTGAATTTACCAAGCTGGTAAATGTGGAGGATTTTCGTAAAAGCATACTTTCCCTTAAATTTGGAAAAACAGGGTATTCCTTTGTGATTGACAGCAGGGGAACCGCCGTTATCCATCCAAAACTTCAGGGCATCAATATTTTTGATGCAGAAGAGCTTCCCAACAAGTATCTCGAAGATATGATGAAACGTAAAAAGGGAAAATCCGTTTATTATTGGAAAAATCCTGATGAACCCAAAGCCAGGCAGAAGATGGTTATGTTCAATTATATTGATGAATATCAGTGGATTGTTGCGTCTTCGTGTTACCTGGATGAGTTTTACAGCCCACTTGATACCATCCGTAATTTTATTTTTGGCGTTTCCATTGCTTTTTTTTTGCTCATGCTGGCAATTACATTCAAGATCAGCTCATCCATCACAAATCCCCTGCGCGAATTGATGGGGCGGTTTGACTGTGTAAGAGAGGGCGACTTTACGGCCCGAATGAAAAATGATTCCACAGGCGAAGTCGGGCAGCTGGTGGTTTATTTTAACCGGTTCATGGACCGGCTGGAAACCTATCACCAGAGCCTGCAGAACCAGATCCAGGAGCGGCGCATTGCCCAAGAGGCGCAAAGGAAAAGCCAGGAAAGGTATTTCCTGTTGATGGAGGCGGCGGCAGACCCCATTGTTACCTATGATATGAAAGGCAATGTTATTTATATCAACCCGGCATTTACCAGGGTCTTTGGATGGTCCCTTGAGGAATGTGTCGGAAAGAGAATGGGTCATTATGTGCCTGAAGATAATTGGAACGAAACAAAAATAATGATAAATCAGGTTATTTCAGGTAATGCCATCAATAATGTAGAAACCCGGCGGTATTCAAAACAGGGCCACACGGTTGATGTCAGTATAAGTGGTGCCATTACCAGGGATCGAAAAGGGAATCCGTCCGGCAGTATCATCATTCTCAGGGATATCACCAAATCAAAACAGCTGGAAAAGCAGTTGATTCATGTGGGGGACCGGGAGCGCCGGAAAATCGGACAGGATCTCCATGATGATCTGTGCCCTCACCTGATCGGCATCGCAGGTCTGGCCACGGTATTAAAAGGCGATCTGGCCGTCCAGGGCCATGCGGGCGAAGGCCTTGCAGATAAAATCTTGGTGTTGATCGAGGATGCCATTGGCAAGGCCCGGTCCCTGGCAAGGGGCTTGTGTCCCGTCCACCTGGT belongs to Desulfobacula toluolica Tol2 and includes:
- a CDS encoding pyridoxal phosphate-dependent aminotransferase, encoding MPIADKMVKMVESASMIRKMFEEGIRMREKYGADNVFDFSLGNPDVPPPAVVKETLLNLINNEAISHGYMPNPGYPHVRQAVADYLNKEYDVGLTSDLVVMTAGAAGALNDVLRALMNPGEDILVPAPYFVGYNQYAFVVGANLKTVASQSDFHLDLDAIQAAITEKTRVMLINSPNNPTGIVYNKAELLGLGKVLDAASEKFGKRIYLISDEPYRKISYGVDVPSVFDVYPHTIVLTSYSKELSLAGERIGYLAIHPKAEDAAMIAGAAGVANTMMYVNAPALFQQVVGQLQGVSVDIGIYKRRRDMFCEGLQAAGYEFDVPEGAFYLFPKSPIEDDIKFAGILQENNILAVPGTAFGGPGHFRLSYAVPDKTITGSFDGFKKAFDSVK
- a CDS encoding pyridoxal phosphate-dependent decarboxylase family protein is translated as MEKELIIHLHEAMTQLLSGFDHLPCFEQEKDMGKINTILNLVAEKLKSNYPYHHPLYAGQMLKPPHPVALLSYTLAMLMNPNNHAIDGGIASSKLEKEAVSNIAYMFGWDDFLGHLTSGGTFANLEALWICEKMNPGKVIVASEQAHYTHNRICDVLKIAFKPVPADHDGVMDTAALEKILKDFDVGTVVVTMGTTGCGKIDPLTKILDLQKRYKFRIHIDAAYGGYFKLATNLSAETTLAFEQMHKADSIVVDPHKHGLQPYGCGCILFKDPHVGKFYKHESPYTYFTSDELHLGEISLECSRAGASSVALWATQQYFPMKKGGEFAKNLEKSRHAAIKLFELINSADEFFTFFKPDLDIIVWSLKGVSSKEISKRNRRFFQKAAQLNLHLALVNIPQSIASHHCDIQWDSDDLACLRSCLMKPEHDDWIEKMFDIIQTSIKTLNV
- a CDS encoding cache domain-containing protein; protein product: MLHLYSRLLKTINNRLKAMRSLFKSLEIRYKFLVSFSIVFFLSMLLCSLFIYVFVRNNIETSIESELNNTTQMIFNLVKTSVTVSIKNHLRAVAEKNEEIVRSLYNQALDNRISEAEAKERASELMLCQTIGTSGYIYGVNSNGMVVVHPQPTLIGSNVAHHDFVSRQMRSPQGYLEYEWKNPGETVPRPKALYMVYFEPWDWIISASAYRTEFTKLVNVEDFRKSILSLKFGKTGYSFVIDSRGTAVIHPKLQGINIFDAEELPNKYLEDMMKRKKGKSVYYWKNPDEPKARQKMVMFNYIDEYQWIVASSCYLDEFYSPLDTIRNFIFGVSIAFFLLMLAITFKISSSITNPLRELMGRFDCVREGDFTARMKNDSTGEVGQLVVYFNRFMDRLETYHQSLQNQIQERRIAQEAQRKSQERYFLLMEAAADPIVTYDMKGNVIYINPAFTRVFGWSLEECVGKRMGHYVPEDNWNETKIMINQVISGNAINNVETRRYSKQGHTVDVSISGAITRDRKGNPSGSIIILRDITKSKQLEKQLIHVGDRERRKIGQDLHDDLCPHLIGIAGLATVLKGDLAVQGHAGEGLADKILVLIEDAIGKARSLARGLCPVHLVSHGLQASLEEIADTLGHASGIKFRFDVDKTVVFQDNSVATHLYYIAREAVTNAVKHSDAGRIELCLSRENELIHMCIKDNGRGIKNTGVQHGMGLQIMAYRAKIIDARFDIETGQNGTMVHVYIKNTLSNAQKEEIV